From a region of the Dictyostelium discoideum AX4 chromosome 2 chromosome, whole genome shotgun sequence genome:
- the prp18 gene encoding hypothetical protein gives MSSLSNLKEQLEKKRKEAQLKNSNNNNNNNNNNSNSNNGCDKSEEPATKKYKTRGEIDKELKQKKEEERIKKEKEKEKEKEKEKENYNNNNNSNVNSNKNENNINIDNDNDSNDKINKLKENEGFLPDIVVIQRLRERSQPITYFGETSIDRAMRLKKLEENDPIEYTQGDNEFANILKQIEQRKMKKHQDSADNEKEKEENENNDKKKQQQQQENEESEEQELERLRIDSSKCKESKILYFLKGLLNDWITNLENRSDDEKKSRQGKIAEATYYQCKSHIQPLFTSLREKTLSIDILEHINEIVEFCKSREYVRANDEYLQMAIGNAPWPMGVTMVGIHERSSREKIFSNQVAHVLNDEMQRKYIQAVKRLMTFCQTQYPTAPSRSIG, from the coding sequence atgtcgtCTCTGAGTAATTTAAAAGaacaattagaaaaaaagagGAAAGAAGCACAATTAAagaatagtaataacaacaacaacaacaacaataacaatagtaatagtaataatggttGTGATAAAAGTGAAGAACCAGcaacaaaaaaatataaaactaGAGGagaaattgataaagaattaaaacaaaaaaaagaagaagaaagaataaaaaaagaaaaagaaaaagaaaaagaaaaagaaaaagaaaaagaaaattataataataataacaattcaaatgtaaatagtaataaaaatgaaaataatataaatatagacaatgataatgatagtaatgataaaataaataaattaaaagaaaatgaaggaTTTTTACCAGATATAGTTGTAATTCAAAGATTAAGAGAAAGAAGTCAACCAATTACTTATTTTGGAGAAACATCAATTGATAGGGCAATgagattaaagaaattagaagAGAATGATCCGATAGAGTATACACAAGGTGATAATGAATTtgcaaatattttaaaacaaattgaacaaaggaaaatgaaaaaacatCAAGACAGTGCCGATAAtgagaaagaaaaagaagaaaatgaaaataatgataaaaaaaaacagcaacagcaacaagaGAATGAAGAAAGTGAGGAGCAGGAGTTGGAGAGATTGAGAATTGATTCTAGTAAATGCAAAgaatctaaaattttatactttttaaaGGGTTTGTTAAATGATTGGATTACAAATTTAGAGAATCGATCAGACGATGAAAAGAAATCGAGACAGGGTAAAATCGCCGAAGCGACCTATTACCAATGTAAATCGCATATTCAGCCACTATTTACATCGTTGCGAGAGAAAACCCTATCCATTGATATATTGGAGCATATTAATGAGATTGTTGAGTTTTGTAAATCGCGTGAATACGTTCGTGCAAATGATGAGTATCTTCAAATGGCAATTGGTAATGCACCTTGGCCAATGGGTGTCACTATGGTTGGTATTCATGAACGTTCAAGTAGAGAGAAAATCTTTTCGAATCAAGTAGCTCATGTACTAAATGATGAAATGCAAAGAAAATACATTCAAGCTGTCAAACGTTTAATGACATTTTGTCAAACTCAATACCCAACTGCTCCAAGTAGAAGTATTggttaa